From the genome of Excalfactoria chinensis isolate bCotChi1 chromosome 12, bCotChi1.hap2, whole genome shotgun sequence, one region includes:
- the TMEM115 gene encoding transmembrane protein 115 — MRRYLPVARQHCVAALGGTSVVVKAVSGAVLLLYALSFALDTVHGLAVTPGFLFLPRCWLWTLLTHGLVERRAAGVALSLGAVAAAGRLLEPRWGALELLVFFAVVNASVGLLGAAAYFLTYAATFHVAYLFDVHIHGGLGFLAGVLVALKQTVGDSTVLRVPQVRMKAVPVLLLLLLAALRLAALIESPALASYGFGLLSSWVYLRFYQRHSRGRGDMSDHFAFATFFPEILQPAVGLAANLVHALLVKARLCRKTVKRYDVGAPSSITISLPGTDPQDAERRRQLALKALNERLKRVEDQTAWPSMEDEEEEVVVKSEAPPLPEASVAGKAAGHESSLITFEDAPSQP, encoded by the exons ATGCGGCGGTACCTGCCGGTGGCCCGGCAGCACTGCGTGGCGGCGCTGGGCGGCACCAGCGTGGTGGTGAAGGCGGTGAGCGGcgccgtgctgctgctgtacGCGCTGTCCTTCGCGCTGGACACGGTGCACGGGCTGGCCGTGACGCCCGGCTTCCTGTTCCTGCCCCGCTGCTGGCTGTGGACGCTGCTGACGCACGGGCTGGTGGAGCGGCGGGCGGCCGGCGTGGCGCTCAGCCTGGGCgcggtggcggcggcggggcggctgCTGGAGCCGCGCTGGGGGGCGCTGGAGCTGCTGGTCTTCTTCGCCGTGGTCAACGCGTccgtggggctgctgggggccgCCGCCTACTTCCTCACCTACGCCGCCACCTTCCACGTGGCCTACCTGTTCGACGTGCACATCCACGGCGGGCTCGGCTTCCTGGCCGGCGTGCTGGTGGCCCTCAAGCAGACCGTGGGCGACAGCACCGTGCTGAGGGTGCCGCAGGTGCGGATGAAGGCCGTGCccgtgctgctgctcctgctgctggccgCGCTGCGGCTCGCCGCCCTCATCGAGAGCCCCGCGCTGGCCTCCTACGGCTTcgggctgctctccagctgggTCTATCTCCGCTTCTACCAGCGGCACAGCCGGGGCCGCGGAGACATGTCCGACCACTTCGCCTTCGCCACGTTCTTCCCCGAGATCCTGCAGCCCGCCGTGGGGCTGGCGGCCAACCTGGTGCACGCGCTGCTGGTCAAGGCGCGGCTCTGCCGGAAGACGGTGAAGCGCTACGACGTGGGCGCCCCGTCCTCCATCACCATCAGCCTCCCGGGAACGGACCCGCAGGACGCCGAGAGGAGAAG gcagctggccCTGAAGGCGCTGAATGAGCGGCTGAAGCGCGTGGAAGACCAGACAGCCTGGCCCAGCATggaggacgaggaggaggaggtggtggtgaaGAGCGAAGCCCCACCGCTCCCTGAGGCCAGTGTGGCTGGGAAGGCAGCTGGCCATGAGAGCAGCCTGATCACCTTTGAGGACGCCCCGTCCCAGCcgtga
- the CYB561D2 gene encoding transmembrane reductase CYB561D2 — translation MALSAEGESRLFRSLRAAAGVAAHAAALGLPAGVAVLARPGSSLFSWHPLLMALAVSLLMTEALLVFSPEASPLRGLSRKAKARAHWALQALAVLCAALGLGLVAYNKHLHGTGHLRTWHGRVGLLTALYFAAQSLGGLLLLYPKLAGAWTPGKLRLYHATAGLVGYLLGCASLMLGMCSLWFTTAARGAAWYLAVLCPVLTSLVVMNQVSNAYLYRKRSQH, via the exons ATGGCGCTGTCGGCCGAGGGCGAGTCGCGGCTGTTCCGCTCGCTGCGCGCCGCCGCCGGTGTCGCCGCGCACGCCGCGGCGCTGGGGCTGCCCGCCGGGGTGGCCGTGCTGGCGCGGCCCGGCTCCA GCCTGTTCTCCTGGCACCCGCTGCTGATGGCGCTGGCG GTGTCGCTGCTGATGACCGAGGCGCTGCTCGTCTTCTCGCCGGAGGCCTCTCCGCTGCGCGGGCTGTCCCGCAAGGCCAAGGCGCGGGCGCACTGGGCGCTGCAGGCGCTGGCGGTGCTGTGCGCGgcgctggggctggggctggtggCCTACAACAAGCACCTGCACGGCACCGGGCACCTGCGCACCTGGCACGGCCGCGTCGGGCTGCTGACCGCGCTGTACTTCGCCGCGCAGAGCCTGGgcgggctgctgctgctctaccCCAAGCTGGCGGGCGCCTGGACGCCGGGCAAGCTGCGGCTGTACCACGCCACGGCCGGGCTGGTGGGCTACCTGCTGGGCTGCGCCAGCCTGATGCTGGGCATGTGCTCGCTGTGGTTCACCACCGCAGCCCGGGGCGCCGCCTGGTACCTGGCCGTGCTGTGCCCCGTGCTCACCAGCCTGGTGGTGATGAACCAGGTGAGCAACGCCTACCTGTACCGCAAGCGGAGCCAGCACTGA
- the NPRL2 gene encoding GATOR1 complex protein NPRL2: protein MGGRIQCVFFSEFHPTLGPKITYQVPEDFISRELFDTVQVYVITKPELQNKLITVTAMEKKLIGCPVCIEHKKYSRNALLFNLGFVCDARAKACALEPIVKKLAGYLTTLELESGFISNKESKQKLVPIMTILLEELNAKGKCTLPIDESNTIHLKVIEQRPDPQIVQEYDVPVFTQNKDDFFNSQWDLTTQQILPYIDGFRHVQKISAEADVELNLVRIAVQNLLYYGVVTLVSILQYSNVYCTTPKVQDVVDDKCLQEECLSYVTKPGHKRASLRDVFQLYCGLSPGTTVRDLISRYTLQLQRVDERRLIQFGLMKGLIRRLQKYPVKVARDERSLPARLYTGCHSYDEICCKTGMSYKELDERLENDPNIIVCWK, encoded by the exons ATGGGGGGACGCATCCAGTGCGTGTTCTTCAGCGAGTTCCACCCCACGCTCGGGCCCAAAATCACGTACCAG GTGCCCGAGGACTTCATCTCGCGGGAGCTGTTCGACACGGTGCAGGTGTACGTGATCACGAAGCCCGAGCTGCAGAACAAGCTCATCACCGT CACGGCCATGGAGAAGAAGCTGATCGGCTGCCCGGTGTGCATCGAGCACAAGAAGTACAGCCGCAACGCGCTGCTCTTCAACCTCGGCTTCGTTTGCGACGCTCGAGCCAAGGCCTGCGCGCTGGAGCCCATCGTCAAGAAGCTGGCCGGGTACCTGACCACGCTGGAG TTGGAAAGCGGTTTCATCTCTAATAAGGAGAGTAAACAAAAGCTGGTGCCTATTATGACCAtcctgctggaggagctgaacGCCAAAGGAAAGTGCACCCTGCCCATAG ATGAGTCAAACACCATCCACCTGAAGGTGATTGAGCAGCGGCCAGACCCGCAGATCGTGCAGGAGTACGACGTGCCCGTCTTCACCCAGAACAAGGATGACTTCTTCAACTCCCAGTGGGACCTCACCACGCAGCAG ATCCTGCCGTACATCGATGGCTTTCGGCACGTTCAGAAGATTTCTGCTGAAGCGGACGTGGAGCTGAACCTGGTGCGCATCGCCGTGCAGAACCTCCT GTACTATGGGGTCGTCACGCTCGTCTCCATACTCCAG TACTCCAACGTGTACTGCACCACACCGAAGGTCCAGGACGTGGTGGATGACAAGTGCCTCCAGGAGGAGTGCCTGTCCTATGTCACCAAGCCAg GGCACAAGCGAGCCAGCCTGCGGGACGTCTTCCAGCTGTACTGCGGCCTCAGCCCCGGTACCACAGTGCGGGACCTCATCTCCCGCTacaccctgcagctgcagcgCGTGGATGAGAG GAGGCTCATCCAGTTCGGGCTGATGAAGGGGCTCATCCGGCGGCTGCAGAAGTACCCGGTGAAGGTGGCGCGGGACGAGCGCAGCCTCCCGGCCCGGCTCTACACAGGCTGCCACAGCTACGATGAGATCTGCTGCAAGACAG GCATGAGTTACAAGGAGCTGGATGAGCGCCTGGAGAACGACCCCAACATCATCGTGTGCTGGAAGTGA
- the ZMYND10 gene encoding zinc finger MYND domain-containing protein 10, producing the protein MAVAEPLTPAEAEALVQALRGTELRDAGGKRWLRQHECVEKLNMHAILSASAGQEQLLVELLVSHSKIPVLIGELISAEVWKHKVFPVLCRLEDFHPSSTFPIYVVLYHEASIINLLETVFFHKEICESAEDSILDLIDYCHRKLTLLVARSASRQTATQQELRPEELTSPSSMQELQKQAEMMEFEISLKALSVLRFITDQVGSLPLSALTRMLNTHNLPCLLVELVEHCPWSCHEAGKCKKFDSGAWHVVPPEDQMKMTKLDGQVWLALLNLLLSPECQQKYHFDGFNKSQLLKLRAFLTDVLLDQLPNLVEMQRFLSHLAVTDPAPPRKDLVLEQVPVIRDHILKKNKGKWEAIAKHQVKHAFSPTEEELKLQAHRWAQTYSLDMLEALAPDKPRCRVCGAEAAKRCSRCRNEWYCTRACQVQHWQKHRTACDLLAQAPGAAGTQ; encoded by the exons ATGGCCGTCGCGGAGCCGTTGACTCCCGCCGAGGCCGAGGCGCTGGTGCAGGCCTTGCGGGGCACCGAGCTGCGGGACGCCGGCGGGAAGCG GTGGCTTCGGCAGCACGAGTGCGTGGAGAAGCTGAACATGCACGCCATCCTGAGTGCCTCTGCCGGGCAGGAGCAGCTCCTCGTCGAGCTGCTTGTCAGCCACTCCAAG ATTCCTGTTCTCATCGGAGAGCTGATCTCAGCGGAGGTCTGGAAGCACAAGGTCTTTCCCGTGCTGTGCCGGCTGGAGGACTTCCACCCAAGCAGCACTTTCCCCATCTACGTGGTG CTGTATCACGAAGCCTCCATCATCAACCTCCTGGAGACGGTGTTTTTTCACAAG GAGATCTGTGAGTCGGCAGAGGACAGCATTCTGGATTTAATTGATTACTGTCACCGAAAACTGACCCTGCTCGTGGCTCGAAGTGCCAGCAGACAGACGGCGACCCAGCAGGAGCTTCGTCCGGAGGAGCTGACCAGCCCTTCGTCCATGCAG GAGCTACAGAAGCAGGCGGAGATGATGGAGTTTGAGATTTCCCTAAAAGCACTGTCTGTGCTGCGGTTCATCACTGACCAGGTGGGCAG TTTGCCCCTGAGTGCGCTGACACGGATGCTGAACACCCACAACCTGCCCTGCCTCCTCGTCGAGCTGGTGGAGCACTGCCCGTGGAGCTGCCATGAAGCAG GCAAGTGCAAGAAGTTTGACAGTGGTGCGTGGCACGTGGTGCCCCCAGAGGACCAGATGAAGATGACTAAACTCGATGGGCAGGTGTGGCTTGCCCTCCTCAACCTCCTGCTCAGCCCCGAATGCCAGCAAAAGTACCACTTTGATGGCTTCAACAAGAGCCAGCTCCTGAAG CTCCGTGCGTTCCTGACGGACGTCCTGCTGGACCAGCTGCCCAACCTGGTGGAGATGCAGAGATTTCTGAGCCACCTGGCAGTGACAGACCCAGCTCCCCCAAGGAAGGATCTTGTTCTGGAGCAG GTGCCTGTCATCCGGGACCACATCCTCAAGAAGAACAAGGGCAAGTGGGAAGCCATCGCCAAGCACCAGGTGAAGCACGCCTTCAGCCCCACTGAGGAAGAGCTGAAGCTCCAGGCACACAG GTGGGCGCAGACGTACAGCCTGGACATGCTGGAGGCCCTCGCCCCCGACAAACCCCGCTGCCGGGTGTGCGGTGCGGAGGCGGCCAAGCGGTGCTCTCGCTGCAGGAATGAGTGGTACTGCACACG GGCGTGCCAGGTCCAGCACTGGCAGAAGCACCGCACTGCCTGCGACCTGCTGGCCCAGGCGCCGGGCGCTGCGGGCACACAGTGA
- the RASSF1 gene encoding ras association domain-containing protein 1 isoform X2 — translation MELIELRELQPEPRPGRGRLERTNALRISPARRHGPGARPEPRPAAAPSTGHRFEPRRRGLHTWCDLCGDFVWGGGRKSLQCRHCSFTCHYRCRALVRLDCSGPPDTGDEDDGSEQELEKDTNVDEPSSWETAELDPAQVEQRIKEYNSQINSNLFMSLNKDGSYTGFIKVQLKLARPVSVPVAKRGPGGRPAQRTAAVKRRTSFYLPRGTVKHLHVLSHTRASDVISALLRKFTVVDDPRKFALFERCEKDEQVYLRKLADEERPLRLRLLAGPSEKALSFVLKENESGEVNWDAFSLPELHNFLRILQREEDEQMRRVRHRYARCRRELQAALAARTPG, via the exons ATGGAGCTGATCGAGCTGCGGGAGCTGCAGCCCGAGCCGCGGCCGGGTCGGGGCCGCCTGGAGCGAACCAACGCGCTGCGCATCAGCCCGGCCCGCCGGCACGGCCCCGGAGCGCGGCCCGAGCCCAGGCCGGCGGCGGCACCGAGCACCGGGCATCGCTTCGAGCCCCGGCGCCGCGGGCTCCACACCTGGTGCGACCTCTGCGGGGACTTCGTCTGGGGAGGCGGCAGGAAGAGCCTCCAGTGCCGCC ACTGCAGCTTCACCTGCCACTACCGCTGCCGGGCCCTGGTGCGGCTGGACTGCAGCGGCCCCCCAGACACCGGGGACGAGGACGATGGCAGCgagcaggagctggagaaggACACGAATGTG GATgagcccagcagctgggagacGGCGGAGCTGGACCCGGCACAAGTGGAGCAGCGCATCAAGGAGTACAACAGCCAGATCAACAGCAACCTCTTCATGAGCCTG AACAAGGACGGCTCCTACACCGGCTTCATCAAGGTGCAGCTGAAGCTGGCGCGTCCCGTCTCCGTGCCGGTCGCCAAGCGGGGCCCCGGGGGGCGGCCGGCGCAGCGCACGGCGGCCGTGAAGCGCCGCACGTCGTTCTACCTGCCCCGCGGCACCGTCAAGCACCTGCACGTGCTCTCACACACCCGCGCCAGCGACGTGATCAGCGCGTTGCTCCGCAAGTTCACCGTGGTGGACGATCCCCGCAAGTTCGCCCTGTTCGAGAGGTGCGAGAAGGACGAGCAAG TGTACCTGCGCAAACTGGCGGACGAGGAGCGGCCGCTGCGGCTGCGGCTGCTGGCGGGACCCAGCGAGAAGGCGCTGAGCTTCGTGCTGAAGGAGAACGAGAGCGGCGAGGTGAAC TGGGACGCCTTCTCGCTGCCCGAGCTGCACAACTTCCTGCGCATCCTGCAGCGCGAGGAGGACGAGCAGATGCGCCGCGTCCGCCATCGCTACGCCCGCTGCCGCCGGGAGCTGCAGGCCGCGCTGGCCGCCCGCACGCCGGGCTGA
- the RASSF1 gene encoding ras association domain-containing protein 1 isoform X1, giving the protein MPCYGTLRHAVPRGAVPCCAMPCRAVLCLAVPSYASPCPQRSWERRVRGPGEITAGNGAAPPPARVRPTAAAGRSRAEPGRAAGERERAEPGGDCARHRAGTGPKPGPRAGSGTESSRDLSRGAALNRAEPSRAKRAVRSRAGAGGLARGRACPCARAGAAAAVAGVEGGGGGGAGAGGCGAAALALRWAGAGGSGGSAASSGYCSQEDSDSEPELFYTARTSFGRRPRRRQDEPSSWETAELDPAQVEQRIKEYNSQINSNLFMSLNKDGSYTGFIKVQLKLARPVSVPVAKRGPGGRPAQRTAAVKRRTSFYLPRGTVKHLHVLSHTRASDVISALLRKFTVVDDPRKFALFERCEKDEQVYLRKLADEERPLRLRLLAGPSEKALSFVLKENESGEVNWDAFSLPELHNFLRILQREEDEQMRRVRHRYARCRRELQAALAARTPG; this is encoded by the exons ATGCCATGCTACGGCACGCTGCGCCATGCTGTGCCACGcggtgctgtgccatgctgtgccatgccgtgccgtgccgtgctaTGCCTCGCCGTGCCGAGCTATGCCTCGCCGTGCCCGCAGCGGTCCTGGGAGCGCAGGGTGCGTGGCCCGGGTGAAATCACCGCCGGAAACGGGGCCGCACCGCCCCCGGCCCGCGTCAGGCCAACGGCCGCGGCGGGGCGGAGCCGGGCTGAGCCGGGCCGGGCAGCGGGAGAGCGGGAGAGAGCGGAGCCGGGCGGGGACTGCGCGAGGCACCGGGCCGGGACGGGACCGAAACCGGGACCGAGAGCGGGAAGCGGGACCGAATCGAGCCGGGACCTGAGCCGAGGAGCCGCGCTGAACCGCGCCGAGCCGAGCCGGGCGAAGCGGGCCGTGCGGAGCCGAGCCGGAGCGGGCGGGCTGGCGCGGGGCCGAGCGTGCCCCTGTGCCCGGGCCGGGGCTGCCGCAGCCGTGGCCGGGGTagagggcggcggcggcggcggggcgggggccggcggctgcggggcggcggcgcTGGCGCTGCGCTGGGCCGGCGCGGGGGGCTCGGGGGGCAGCGCGGCCAGCAGCGGCTACTGCAGCCAGGAGGACTCCGACTCCGAGCCCGAGCTCTTCTACACCGCCCGCACCTCCTTCGGCCGCCGCCCGCGTCGCCGCCAG GATgagcccagcagctgggagacGGCGGAGCTGGACCCGGCACAAGTGGAGCAGCGCATCAAGGAGTACAACAGCCAGATCAACAGCAACCTCTTCATGAGCCTG AACAAGGACGGCTCCTACACCGGCTTCATCAAGGTGCAGCTGAAGCTGGCGCGTCCCGTCTCCGTGCCGGTCGCCAAGCGGGGCCCCGGGGGGCGGCCGGCGCAGCGCACGGCGGCCGTGAAGCGCCGCACGTCGTTCTACCTGCCCCGCGGCACCGTCAAGCACCTGCACGTGCTCTCACACACCCGCGCCAGCGACGTGATCAGCGCGTTGCTCCGCAAGTTCACCGTGGTGGACGATCCCCGCAAGTTCGCCCTGTTCGAGAGGTGCGAGAAGGACGAGCAAG TGTACCTGCGCAAACTGGCGGACGAGGAGCGGCCGCTGCGGCTGCGGCTGCTGGCGGGACCCAGCGAGAAGGCGCTGAGCTTCGTGCTGAAGGAGAACGAGAGCGGCGAGGTGAAC TGGGACGCCTTCTCGCTGCCCGAGCTGCACAACTTCCTGCGCATCCTGCAGCGCGAGGAGGACGAGCAGATGCGCCGCGTCCGCCATCGCTACGCCCGCTGCCGCCGGGAGCTGCAGGCCGCGCTGGCCGCCCGCACGCCGGGCTGA
- the TUSC2 gene encoding tumor suppressor candidate 2, with product MGTSGSKSRGLWPFASSAAGGGAEGPGGQQALARARGGRAATPFVFTRRGSMYYDEDGDLAHEFYEETIVTKNGRKRAKLKRIHKNLIPQGIVKLEHPRIHVDFPVIICEV from the exons atggGCACCAGCGGCTCCAAGTCGCGCGGGCTGTGGCCGTTCGCCTCctcggcggcgggcggcggagcggagGGTCCCGGCGGGCAGCAGGCCCTGGCCAgggcgcggggcggccgcgCCGCCACCCCGTTCGTCTTCACGCGCCGCGG CTCCATGTACTACGACGAGGACGGGGATCTCGCCCACGAGTTCTACGAGGAGACGATCGTCACCAAGAACGGGAGGAAGCGCGCCAAGCTGAAGAGGATCCACAAGAACCTGATTCCGCAG GGCATAGTTAAGCTGGAGCACCCTCGCATTCATGTGGATTTCCCCGTGATCATCTGTGAGGTGTga
- the HYAL2 gene encoding hyaluronidase-2, with product MRGGCAAVLALVPALPWLLPAVLAVLARPAPEKPSAAPLLTRRPFLVAWNAPTQDCKPRFQVALDFSVFDLQASPNEGFVDQNLTIFYKERLGLYPYYSKQNKRWEPVNGGVPQRSSLAEHLARLEEGIGKYIPSAASEGLAVIDWEEWRPIWMRNWKPKDVYQEESRELVKQRQPFWSPEEVNKQAVFEFESAARQFMVGTLRHAKSFRPKQLWGYYLFPDCYNHDYSKNKESYTGQCPDVEKTRNDQLAWLWNESLALYPSIYLDPLLASTANSRKFVRARVMEAMRISRQHHEGYSLPVFVYTRPTYSRRMDVLSQPDLISTIGESAALGAAGVIFWGDAEYTKNRESCQTIKDYMEGDLGRYIVNVSTAAEHCSTTLCQGQGRCLRRNSTANVFLHLNPATFQLQYRDEEQPQRPLIWAKGHLSQTDIHFLQTHFRCHCYQGWQGNSCQQPAGPRGGAPGPLAPMGFGVLLLFLMWC from the exons ATGCGCGGGGGCTGCGCGGCGGTGCTGGCGCTGGTGCCGGCGCTGCCCTGGCTGCTGCCCGCCGTGCTGGCCGTGCTGGCCCGGCCGGCCCCCGAGAAGCCGTCGGCCGCGCCTCTGCTGACCCGGCGGCCCTTCCTGGTGGCCTGGAACGCGCCCACGCAGGACTGCAAGCCCCGCTTCCAGGTGGCCCTGGACTTCAGCGTCTTCGACCTGCAGGCGTCGCCCAACGAGGGCTTCGTGGACCAGAACCTCACCATCTTCTACAAGGAGCGCCTGGGGCTCTACCCCTACTACAGCAAGCAGAACAAGCGGTGGGAGCCCGTCAACGGCGGCGTGCCGCAGAGGAGCAGCCTGGCCGAGCACCTGGCCCGGCTGGAGGAGGGCATCGGCAAGTACATCCCCTCGGCCGCCTCGGAGGGGCTGGCGGTCATCGACTGGGAGGAGTGGCGGCCCATCTGGATGCGCAACTGGAAGCCCAAGGACGTGTACCAGGAGGAGTCCCGGGAGCTGGTGAAGCAGCGGCAGCCCTTCTGGTCCCCGGAGGAGGTGAACAAGCAGGCGGTCTTCGAGTTCGAGTCGGCCGCGCGGCAGTTCATGGTGGGGACGCTGCGCCACGCCAAGAGCTTCCGGCCCAAGCAGCTCTGGGGCTATTACCTGTTCCCCGACTGCTACAACCACGACTACAGCAAGAACAAGGAGAGCTACACGGGGCAGTGCCCCGACGTGGAGAAGACGCGCAACGACCAGCTGGCGTGGCTGTGGAACGAGAGCCTGGCGCTCTACCCCTCCATCTACCTCGACCCGCTCCTGGCTTCCACAGCCAACAGCCGGAAGTTTGTCCGGGCGCGAGTGATGGAGGCCATGCGCATCTCGCGGCAGCACCACGAGGGATACAGCCTGCCCGTCTTCGTCTACACGAGGCCCACCTACAGCCGCAGGATGGATGTGCTCAGCCAG CCGGACCTCATCTCCACCATCGGCGAGAGCGCAGCGCTGGGAGCAGCCGGGGTCATTTTCTGGGGTGATGCGGAGTACACCAAAAACCGG GAGTCATGCCAGACAATCAAGGATTATATGGAAGGAGACCTGGGCCGCTACATTGTCAATGTGTCGAcggcagcagagcactgcagcacgACGCTGTGCCAGGGACAGGGCCGCTGCCTGCGCAGGAACAGCACCGCCAATGTCTTCCTGCACCTCAACCCTGCCACCTTCCAGCTGCAGTACCGGGACGAGGAGCAGCCCCAGCGTCCTCTCATCTGGGCTAAGGGCCACCTGTCTCAAACTGACATCCACTTCCTACAGACCCACTTCCGCTGTCACTGTTACCAGGGCTGGCAGGGCAactcctgccagcagccagctggaCCTCGTGGGGGTGCCCCTGGCCCCCTGGCACCGATGGGTTtcggggtgctgctgctgttcttgatGTGGTGCTAA
- the HYAL1 gene encoding hyaluronidase-1 codes for MAPRWLCWAFLLLLPVPVRAAGPGPVLVNHPFVTVWNIPSEPCAQQYNVTLPLEVFDVVANKEEAFMGQDITLFYSSSLGRFPHYTAQGQPVFGGLPQNASLAAHLQQARRDIEAALPGSTAGGLAVVDWEQWRPLWARDWGSMDVYRKKSEELVLQQHPLWPPGRVEEVAQQQYQKAARAFMEQTLRLGEAMRPAAHWGFYGFPDCYNNDFGSPQYNGSCPLVEQQRNRELGWLWNCSRALYPSIYLPRQLQGTNKVLRYVRYRVAEAFAVQKGVLSAAVPVLPYTEIFYDDTSDFLSEEDLVNTIGESAAQGAAGIIIWGSSADTASKEKCMKLRDYLDGVLGHYIVNVTTSAQLCSQSLCSGNGRCVRREGKLAFLQLDPNRFAINLKAKKPQPMVWFLTADSDVSRLAEDFTCQCYSGWQGEHCDSWGSSNK; via the exons ATGGCGCCCaggtggctgtgctgggccttcctgctgctcctgcctgtCCCAGTCCGCGCTGCTGGACCTGGCCCGGTTCTGGTCAACCATCCCTTCGTCACCGTGTGGAACATCCCGAGCGAGCCCTGCGCCCAGCAGTACAACGTCACCCTGCCCCTGGAGGTCTTTGACGTCGTGGCCAACAAGGAGGAGGCCTTCATGGGGCAGGACATCACGCTGTTCTACAGCTCCAGCCTGGGCCGCTTCCCCCACTACACGGCACAGGGGCAGCCGGTGTTCGGGGGGCTGCCGCAGAACGCCAGCCTGGCAGCCCACCTGCAGCAGGCCAGGAGGGACATCGAGGCTGCGCTGCCCGGCAGCACGGCCGGCGGGCTGGCTGTGGTTGACTGGGAGCAATGGCGGCCATTGTGGGCCCGCGACTGGGGCTCCATGGACGTGTACCGGAAGAAGTCAgaggagctggtgctgcagcagcacccgCTGTGGCCTCCCGGCCGCGTGGAGGAGGTGGCCCAGCAGCAGTACCAGAAAGCTGCCCGCGCCTTCATGGAGCAGACGCTGCGGCTGGGGGAGGCCATGCGGCCCGCTGCCCACTGGGGCTTCTACGGCTTCCCCGACTGCTACAACAACGACTTCGGCAGCCCGCAGTACAACGGCAGCTGCCCGCTGGTGGAGCAGCAGCGCAACCGGGAGCTGGGCTGGCTCTGGAACTGCAGCCGTGCGCTCTACCCCAGCATCTACCTGCCCCGGCAGCTCCAGGGCACCAACAAGGTGCTGCGCTACGTCCGGTACCGCGTGGCCGAGGCCTTTGCTGTCCAGAAGGGCGTCCTCAGCGCTGCCGTTCCCGTCCTGCCCTACACAGAGATCTTCTATGACGACACCTCCGACTTTCTCTCTGAG GAGGACCTGGTGAATACTATTGGGGAGAGTGCGGCTCAGGGCGCTGCCGGCATCATCATCTGGGGGAGCTCTGCTGACACTGCCTCCAAG GAGAAGTGCATGAAGCTGAGAGACTAcctggatggggtcctgggccACTACATCGTCAATGTGACAACCAGTGCCCAGCTGTGCAGCCAGAGCCTGTGCTCCGGGAACGGCCGCTGCGTGCGCAGGGAGGGCAAGCTGGCCTTCCTACAGCTCGACCCCAACCGCTTTGCCATCAACCTGAAAGCCAAAAAGCCCCAGCCCATGGTGTGGTTCCTGACTGCCGACAGTGACGTATCTCGGCTGGCTGAGGACTTCACCTGCCAGTGTTACAGTGGCTGGCAAGGAGAGCACTGTGACAGCTGGGGCTCCTCTAATAAGTGA